The following proteins are encoded in a genomic region of Mycobacterium kiyosense:
- a CDS encoding ferredoxin, with translation MRVIVDADMCEANGFCESIAADIFELGDEDVVQIADGPVPPDREIDVRAAVDQCPRAALKIVD, from the coding sequence ATGCGAGTGATCGTCGATGCCGACATGTGCGAGGCCAACGGCTTCTGTGAGTCGATCGCGGCGGACATTTTCGAGTTGGGCGACGAGGACGTGGTGCAGATCGCCGACGGCCCGGTACCGCCCGACCGGGAGATCGACGTGCGCGCCGCGGTGGATCAATGTCCCCGGGCGGCGCTGAAGATCGTCGACTGA
- a CDS encoding ATP-dependent acyl-CoA ligase: MSLGPADFGVDEFTVPAVLDRRAEQFPDRVVLTVAGVDITFAQLRQRSRAAARLLTDLGVRQGDCVALFSATCPEWIYFWLGTARIGAVSAAVNAANKGDFLLHNLALSRAKVVFTDTDRRSRVDEVAGRLDLVSDVVVQGDSLAVALNGGGTVPDSPAAPGDTAALFFTSGTTGPSKAVATSWQYLFTVAATAAAAWQFAAGEALWTAMPLFHLSAAPSVLAPLLVGGKTVLAGAFHPGQVWDDVRVPSAVGFVGAGAMVSMLYNLPADPRDAQLPLRFISAAPIDAGCYRSIEQRYGCRVVTMYGLTEAFPLAVKGVADHGVPGTSGQPNPNFEVRVVDTEGNELPAGVVGEIACRPRFPHVMSEGYVVAGEPRQLRVQPHPDWFRTGDLGRFDSDRNLTYVDRAKDSLRRRGENVSSVEVEAVVLGHPAVAEAAAVAVPSDLGEDDILLAVVLRPGTAIDHAELLDFCAARMPYFCVPRYIEELDELPKNAIGRIRKDLLRARGLTAGAWDRESHGYTVRR; this comes from the coding sequence GTGTCGCTGGGGCCCGCCGATTTCGGCGTCGACGAATTCACCGTTCCGGCGGTACTGGATCGTCGCGCCGAGCAGTTCCCCGACCGGGTGGTGCTGACGGTTGCCGGTGTCGACATCACCTTCGCGCAGCTGCGGCAACGGTCCCGCGCGGCGGCCCGACTATTGACTGATCTTGGTGTGCGACAAGGTGATTGCGTGGCATTGTTCAGCGCCACGTGCCCGGAATGGATCTACTTCTGGTTGGGCACGGCGCGGATCGGCGCGGTCAGCGCCGCGGTCAATGCCGCTAACAAGGGCGACTTCCTGCTGCACAACCTTGCGCTGTCGCGGGCCAAGGTCGTTTTCACCGACACCGACCGGCGCTCCCGTGTCGACGAGGTGGCCGGCCGGCTGGACTTGGTGAGCGACGTTGTGGTGCAAGGTGATTCGCTGGCGGTGGCGCTGAACGGCGGTGGCACGGTACCCGACAGTCCCGCCGCCCCGGGCGACACCGCGGCACTGTTCTTCACCTCGGGCACCACCGGGCCGTCCAAAGCCGTTGCCACGTCCTGGCAGTACCTGTTCACGGTGGCCGCCACTGCCGCCGCTGCGTGGCAGTTCGCCGCGGGGGAGGCGTTGTGGACGGCGATGCCGCTGTTTCACCTGAGCGCGGCGCCCAGTGTGCTGGCTCCGCTGCTGGTCGGCGGGAAAACGGTGCTGGCAGGCGCCTTTCATCCCGGCCAGGTGTGGGACGACGTGCGTGTGCCCAGCGCGGTAGGTTTCGTAGGCGCCGGAGCCATGGTGTCCATGCTGTACAACCTGCCTGCCGATCCGCGGGATGCGCAGCTGCCGCTGCGGTTCATCTCGGCGGCGCCGATCGATGCCGGCTGCTATCGGTCGATCGAGCAACGCTACGGCTGCCGCGTGGTCACCATGTACGGCCTGACCGAGGCGTTTCCGCTTGCGGTGAAGGGCGTTGCCGACCACGGAGTTCCGGGCACCTCGGGTCAGCCCAACCCCAACTTCGAGGTGCGTGTCGTCGATACCGAGGGCAACGAGCTGCCCGCCGGGGTGGTGGGCGAGATCGCCTGCCGGCCCCGCTTCCCGCATGTGATGAGCGAAGGCTACGTGGTCGCGGGGGAGCCCCGCCAACTGCGGGTGCAGCCGCATCCGGACTGGTTTCGCACCGGCGACCTGGGCAGGTTCGACAGCGACCGCAACCTCACCTACGTCGACCGCGCCAAGGACTCGTTGCGCCGGCGCGGCGAGAACGTCTCGTCGGTGGAAGTGGAGGCGGTGGTGCTGGGCCACCCGGCCGTCGCCGAAGCCGCCGCGGTGGCGGTCCCCAGCGACCTGGGCGAGGACGACATCCTGCTGGCGGTCGTGTTACGGCCCGGAACGGCAATCGATCACGCCGAGCTGTTGGACTTCTGCGCCGCCCGGATGCCCTACTTCTGCGTGCCGCGTTACATCGAAGAGCTTGATGAACTGCCCAAGAACGCGATCGGACGGATACGTAAAGACTTACTACGCGCTCGCGGGTTGACGGCGGGGGCGTGGGACCGTGAAAGCCACGGATACACCGTGCGCCGGTGA
- a CDS encoding acyl-CoA dehydrogenase, with protein MDYDLGDDAGELRNRLRQLIAEHIPADFLGACTDDPDDLATTESFCKLLAAEGLLALAWPKEHGGGGGSIWQQTVLREEMWANYEPRGPQYMGINWVGPAIMRYGTAEQKAKHLSGIAAGEVIWCQGFSEPEAGTDLASLRTRAVRDGEGWRIDGQKVWTSYARMASWCVLAACTHPDAPKSKRLSLFLIPMDRPGFTVRGIPSMLGPHHLNEVFLDGVPASDDDILGEPGDGWRVMREALAFERVGIARYARCEALLHRMQDALGDDWDRLPESLRSRWVRALVDLRVARLMAYRAVSLQDDPQAGAAASAARIATTTCDQLVAELLFDVLGPTALDSGSTAALHGAVDDHWRYAQAATVASGTIEVQRMMVARDVLGEHR; from the coding sequence ATGGACTACGATCTCGGCGACGACGCCGGCGAACTGCGAAACCGGTTGCGGCAGTTGATCGCCGAACACATCCCGGCCGACTTCCTGGGAGCCTGCACCGACGACCCCGACGACCTGGCCACCACCGAGTCGTTCTGCAAACTGCTGGCCGCGGAGGGACTGTTGGCGCTGGCCTGGCCGAAAGAGCATGGCGGCGGCGGTGGTTCGATCTGGCAGCAGACCGTGCTGCGCGAGGAGATGTGGGCCAACTACGAACCGCGCGGTCCGCAGTACATGGGCATCAACTGGGTCGGACCGGCCATCATGCGATACGGCACCGCCGAACAGAAGGCCAAGCATCTGTCCGGCATCGCCGCCGGCGAGGTGATCTGGTGCCAGGGATTCTCCGAACCGGAGGCCGGCACCGACCTGGCGTCGTTGCGCACCCGCGCGGTCCGGGACGGGGAAGGCTGGCGTATCGACGGCCAGAAGGTGTGGACCTCCTACGCGCGGATGGCATCCTGGTGCGTGCTGGCCGCCTGCACCCATCCCGACGCGCCGAAGTCCAAGCGGCTCAGCCTGTTTCTGATCCCGATGGACCGTCCGGGCTTCACCGTGCGCGGCATCCCGTCGATGCTGGGGCCGCACCACCTCAACGAGGTGTTCCTCGACGGCGTGCCGGCATCCGACGACGACATCCTGGGCGAGCCCGGCGACGGCTGGCGGGTGATGCGCGAGGCGTTGGCCTTCGAGCGCGTCGGCATCGCGCGCTATGCCCGCTGCGAAGCGTTGCTGCACCGCATGCAGGACGCCCTCGGCGACGACTGGGACCGGCTGCCCGAATCGCTGCGCAGTCGCTGGGTGCGGGCGCTGGTCGACCTGCGGGTGGCCCGGCTGATGGCCTACCGGGCCGTGTCGCTGCAGGACGATCCGCAGGCCGGCGCGGCGGCCAGCGCGGCCCGCATCGCGACCACCACCTGTGACCAGCTGGTCGCCGAGCTGCTCTTCGACGTGCTGGGCCCCACCGCACTGGACAGCGGCTCCACCGCAGCGCTGCACGGCGCCGTCGACGACCACTGGCGCTACGCGCAGGCCGCCACCGTCGCCTCGGGCACCATCGAGGTCCAGCGCATGATGGTGGCCCGCGACGTACTGGGAGAACACCGATGA
- a CDS encoding acyl-CoA dehydrogenase, with protein MTVVDEYIGWLTEFLPRDYHQRYREYRWDIAMRREHQRAAFEAGWLQPTWPRQHGGRSLGLRDAMEIRIAGALRSAPKLPNVQGPGVAAPGLRQFGTPEQIDRLLVPLLRGDEWWALGMSEPEAGSDFAGLRTRAERDGDIFRVNGHKIWTTQAHLSQWCTLYARTDPDAPKHRGISCLILDLQSPGVRIEPIRMASISDETFCEVFLDDVEVPAANLLGPLHGGWTVALSSLHHERQMIWIMNWVEIMRGLDSVTDDPDVYTELGTLLTDAEALRTTGYRALDNELAGRPTPEADTMKLLGSLTLQRVWELSAAAAGPSSCTDPDLLFERQDALAATIYGGTSEVQRNIIAERVLGLPKG; from the coding sequence ATGACGGTCGTCGACGAGTACATCGGGTGGCTCACCGAGTTCCTGCCGCGCGACTATCACCAGCGCTACCGGGAATACCGCTGGGACATCGCGATGCGGCGCGAGCACCAGCGGGCCGCCTTCGAAGCCGGCTGGCTGCAACCCACCTGGCCGCGCCAGCACGGCGGCCGCTCGCTGGGGTTACGGGACGCGATGGAAATCCGCATCGCGGGTGCCCTTCGGTCGGCGCCCAAACTGCCCAACGTCCAGGGTCCCGGCGTCGCCGCACCCGGCCTCCGCCAGTTCGGCACGCCCGAGCAGATCGACCGTCTGCTGGTTCCCCTGTTGCGCGGCGACGAGTGGTGGGCGCTGGGGATGTCCGAGCCGGAAGCCGGGTCGGATTTCGCCGGGTTGCGCACCCGCGCCGAACGCGACGGTGACATCTTCCGGGTCAACGGCCACAAAATCTGGACCACGCAGGCGCATCTGTCGCAGTGGTGCACGTTGTATGCGCGCACCGACCCCGATGCCCCCAAGCACCGCGGCATCTCCTGCCTGATCCTGGATCTGCAGTCCCCCGGAGTGCGGATCGAACCCATCCGGATGGCGTCGATCTCCGACGAGACGTTCTGCGAGGTCTTCCTCGACGACGTCGAGGTGCCGGCGGCCAATCTGCTGGGGCCGTTGCACGGCGGATGGACCGTCGCCCTGTCCTCGCTGCACCATGAACGCCAGATGATCTGGATCATGAACTGGGTCGAAATCATGCGGGGCCTGGATTCGGTCACCGACGACCCGGACGTCTACACCGAACTGGGCACGCTGCTCACCGACGCCGAGGCCCTGCGCACCACCGGCTACCGCGCCCTGGACAACGAACTCGCCGGCCGGCCCACCCCGGAGGCCGACACCATGAAGCTGCTCGGATCGCTCACCTTGCAACGGGTCTGGGAACTGAGCGCGGCGGCCGCCGGGCCCTCCTCGTGCACCGACCCCGACCTGCTGTTCGAACGCCAGGACGCATTGGCCGCGACCATCTACGGCGGAACCTCCGAGGTTCAGCGCAACATCATCGCCGAGCGGGTGCTCGGGCTGCCGAAGGGATGA
- a CDS encoding acyl-CoA dehydrogenase — MNVGLTSEQLALRDTVRGILRTECPPEVARQALDDPERWRTLWKTVVDLGWTELAANDADGEFGPVELALVLEECGAVLAPVPLLSSIGLAAGALRATVGAGCAEVLDQIASGAVATLAVHSPGARLPGTPMTLRDGRLRGRAVAVPHASRADLIVALARSNDGPVAAVLRAGDGVAVSPSESTDPAHPFDDVDVNAAPVAVAPIATLDAAVAAPLVAAAADLLGVAGAALQRSVEHAKTRRQFGTPIGAFQGVKHALADNYVGLERARSLTYAAAHQLDAPSSTAWTAAAMAKAAAADAATDCARTAVQVFGALGQTWEHDAHLYVRHAWQGGALLGDSRALYNEVGRRFAGGRA, encoded by the coding sequence ATGAATGTTGGTCTGACGTCGGAGCAGCTGGCGCTGCGCGACACCGTGCGCGGCATCCTGCGCACCGAGTGTCCACCCGAGGTCGCGCGGCAGGCCCTCGACGATCCCGAACGCTGGCGCACCCTGTGGAAGACGGTCGTCGACCTGGGCTGGACCGAGTTGGCGGCCAACGACGCCGACGGCGAGTTCGGCCCCGTCGAACTGGCCCTGGTGCTCGAGGAATGCGGCGCGGTGCTGGCACCCGTCCCGCTGCTGAGCAGCATCGGCCTGGCCGCCGGCGCACTGCGCGCCACCGTCGGCGCGGGCTGCGCAGAGGTGCTAGACCAGATCGCCTCCGGTGCGGTGGCGACGCTGGCCGTGCACTCCCCCGGTGCTCGGCTGCCGGGCACCCCGATGACGCTGCGCGACGGCCGGCTGCGCGGCCGGGCGGTCGCGGTCCCACATGCCAGCCGCGCCGACTTGATCGTCGCCCTGGCCCGCTCCAATGACGGACCGGTGGCCGCCGTGCTGCGCGCCGGCGACGGCGTCGCTGTCTCGCCCAGCGAATCCACCGACCCCGCGCACCCATTCGACGACGTCGACGTCAATGCCGCTCCGGTGGCCGTCGCTCCCATCGCCACGCTGGACGCGGCCGTTGCGGCTCCGCTGGTGGCCGCGGCCGCGGACCTGCTCGGGGTGGCGGGCGCGGCCCTGCAGCGATCCGTCGAACACGCCAAGACACGTCGGCAGTTCGGCACCCCGATCGGCGCCTTCCAGGGCGTCAAACATGCCCTGGCGGACAACTACGTCGGCCTGGAACGCGCCCGCAGCCTCACCTATGCCGCGGCCCACCAACTCGACGCGCCATCATCAACGGCCTGGACGGCGGCGGCCATGGCCAAAGCGGCGGCCGCGGATGCGGCCACCGACTGCGCGCGCACCGCGGTCCAGGTGTTCGGCGCACTCGGCCAGACCTGGGAACACGACGCGCACCTCTACGTGCGGCACGCCTGGCAGGGCGGGGCGCTGCTGGGCGACAGCCGCGCGCTCTACAACGAAGTGGGCCGGCGCTTCGCGGGGGGCCGGGCATGA
- a CDS encoding CoA transferase, with the protein MSHEADHRPTPLDGLRVVEISDRLAGSYCGKLLVDAGAQVRKIEPPQGDPLRQYSATGSAVPDGVAGPLYCYLNAGKSSLSVSPDSDQYRAELAGADVVVVTAGRTGAAALGVDPQLLLRQSPRTVVVTISDFGWSGPFADRPATEFTLQAWSGCTGFRGDPAGPPISIGGDLGEYMGGVYAAFGALAVRRRVVRGGAGEHLDLSMLEAITAMQSSEWLHSQLLQVPPIRRTLEVPSIITAKDGYVGITMVTGQQWLDFAAMVECPAFEEIPQLRFQIGRWEYRDFIYESIGPWFAERTVAEIVELGQLFRLPIAPLGNGATVRDMDYMTQRGVFVQNRAGFHQPRAPWLMSGCAPAAPAETAGIGAGNSESPWPRRESGSAPVDGGLPLQGVRIVDLTAFWAGPAATHLLAAFGADVIKVESIQRPDGIRYSGGMRTDIDDWWEYGWVFHAMNTNKRSVTLDLGSEQGREHFRTLVAEANVVIENFSPRVMDHFGLTAEVLLRINPKLVVARMPAFGLDGPWRDRVGFAPTMEQIAGLAWVTGLPETPPVTPRGACDPLAGVHAAFAVLAALQFAARTGQGQQVELPMIETVLNTTAIQPIEYEVFGKTLSRRGNRGHGGAIQNLYQCAGDDEWIAVSVCDDGQWAALVDVLGRPCWADQGLATGAGRRERADDLDDRLRAWFAGQPRDSTVDRLVAAGIPAAPVVSPSLVTHNPQLLARGFFESLDHPRTGSGLYPTPPFARLAGQHKWLLRPPPTLGEHNEEVLRGQCGLAEGELARLAADGVIGTRPVGL; encoded by the coding sequence GTGAGTCACGAGGCCGATCACCGGCCGACGCCGCTCGACGGACTGCGAGTCGTCGAGATCAGTGACCGCCTGGCCGGCAGCTATTGCGGGAAGCTGTTGGTGGATGCGGGTGCGCAGGTCCGCAAAATCGAACCGCCGCAGGGAGATCCGTTGCGGCAGTACTCGGCCACCGGCTCGGCGGTACCGGACGGTGTGGCCGGTCCGCTCTACTGCTACCTCAACGCCGGCAAGAGCAGCCTGAGCGTGTCGCCGGATTCGGATCAGTACCGCGCCGAACTCGCCGGCGCCGACGTCGTCGTCGTGACCGCGGGACGGACCGGCGCCGCCGCGCTGGGCGTCGACCCGCAGCTGTTGCTGCGGCAGTCCCCACGCACGGTCGTCGTCACCATCTCCGACTTCGGTTGGAGCGGTCCGTTCGCCGACCGGCCGGCCACCGAGTTCACCCTGCAGGCCTGGTCCGGCTGCACCGGGTTCCGGGGCGATCCCGCCGGACCACCCATCTCCATCGGCGGCGACCTCGGCGAGTACATGGGCGGTGTTTACGCCGCGTTCGGTGCGCTGGCCGTGCGCCGCCGCGTGGTGCGGGGCGGCGCCGGTGAGCATCTGGACCTGTCCATGCTCGAGGCGATCACCGCGATGCAGAGCAGCGAATGGCTGCACTCCCAGTTGCTGCAGGTGCCCCCCATCCGGCGCACTCTGGAAGTTCCCTCGATCATCACCGCCAAGGACGGCTACGTCGGCATCACCATGGTCACCGGGCAGCAGTGGCTGGACTTCGCGGCCATGGTGGAATGCCCTGCGTTCGAAGAGATTCCGCAGCTGCGTTTCCAGATCGGCCGCTGGGAGTACCGCGACTTCATCTACGAGTCGATCGGTCCGTGGTTCGCCGAGCGAACCGTCGCCGAGATCGTCGAACTGGGTCAGCTGTTCCGGTTGCCGATCGCGCCGCTGGGCAACGGCGCCACGGTCCGCGACATGGACTACATGACGCAGCGCGGGGTGTTCGTGCAGAACCGGGCCGGATTCCACCAGCCGCGCGCGCCGTGGCTGATGTCGGGGTGTGCCCCGGCAGCACCCGCCGAAACGGCCGGGATCGGCGCGGGCAACAGTGAATCACCCTGGCCCAGAAGAGAATCCGGTAGTGCGCCGGTGGACGGCGGGCTGCCGCTGCAGGGGGTGCGGATCGTCGACCTGACCGCGTTCTGGGCCGGCCCGGCCGCCACCCATCTGCTGGCCGCGTTCGGCGCCGACGTGATCAAGGTGGAGTCGATTCAGCGTCCCGACGGCATCCGCTATTCGGGCGGCATGCGCACCGATATCGACGACTGGTGGGAATACGGCTGGGTATTCCACGCGATGAACACCAATAAGCGTTCGGTCACACTGGATTTGGGCTCCGAACAAGGCCGGGAGCACTTTCGCACGCTGGTCGCCGAGGCAAACGTGGTGATCGAGAATTTCTCACCGCGGGTGATGGACCACTTCGGGCTCACCGCCGAGGTGCTGCTGCGGATCAACCCCAAGCTCGTCGTTGCGCGGATGCCGGCGTTCGGGCTGGACGGGCCGTGGCGCGATCGGGTCGGGTTCGCACCCACCATGGAACAGATCGCCGGGTTGGCGTGGGTTACCGGCCTGCCGGAAACGCCGCCGGTGACCCCACGCGGGGCCTGCGACCCGCTGGCCGGCGTGCATGCCGCATTCGCGGTGCTGGCCGCGCTGCAGTTCGCCGCACGTACCGGACAGGGTCAACAGGTCGAGCTGCCGATGATCGAAACGGTGTTGAACACCACGGCCATTCAGCCGATCGAGTACGAGGTGTTCGGCAAAACCCTGAGCAGGCGGGGCAACCGCGGACACGGCGGGGCGATCCAGAACCTCTACCAGTGCGCCGGCGACGACGAATGGATCGCGGTCAGTGTGTGCGACGACGGGCAGTGGGCGGCCCTGGTCGACGTGCTGGGCCGGCCCTGCTGGGCGGACCAGGGACTTGCCACCGGCGCGGGCCGGCGCGAGCGGGCCGACGACCTCGACGACCGGTTACGGGCCTGGTTCGCCGGTCAGCCGCGGGATAGCACGGTCGATCGGCTGGTGGCGGCGGGGATTCCGGCGGCGCCGGTGGTCTCGCCGTCGCTGGTCACGCATAATCCGCAGCTACTGGCGCGGGGGTTTTTCGAGTCGCTGGACCACCCGCGGACCGGATCCGGCCTTTACCCCACGCCGCCGTTCGCCCGCCTCGCCGGGCAACACAAGTGGCTGCTGCGCCCGCCGCCGACGTTGGGCGAGCACAATGAAGAAGTCCTGCGCGGTCAGTGCGGGCTCGCCGAGGGAGAACTCGCCCGCCTTGCTGCCGACGGGGTGATCGGGACCCGACCGGTGGGGCTCTGA
- a CDS encoding aldehyde dehydrogenase, protein MTATRSYDRLFIGGRWCEPATSQRLTVISPHTEEPIAEVPAADQRDLDDAVSTARRAFDDGPWPRLPPAERMRKVSELAAVYGRHIDEMADLITAQMGSPRSFSRLGQAAGAASMIHLTLAAARDFPWVERRQGVLGEAHLNRAPVGVVGAIVPWNVPQCLIMPKLIPALIAGCTVIVKPAPETPLDALWLAEMIEQLDLPEGVVSVLPGGPQLGEALVRHPGVDKIAFTGSSATGRRIAALCGEQLKRVSLELGGKSAAIVLDDADIVKTVAGLKSASLMNNGQACVAQTRILVSRRRHDEFVEALADMMSGLSVGDPADEKTDIGPLVAQRQQARVQDLIRSGQQQGARLVLGGADSPEPRGWYVRPTLFTDANNEMRIAREEIFGPVLTVLRYDDEDDAVRIANDSDYGLAGSVWTADVAHGLDIAGRVRTGTYGINMYMLDISTPFGGFKHSGIGREFGPEGLHEYVELQSVACNGKLPPL, encoded by the coding sequence ATGACGGCAACCCGTTCGTACGACCGGCTTTTCATCGGCGGCCGATGGTGCGAGCCGGCCACGTCGCAGCGCCTCACCGTCATCTCTCCGCACACCGAGGAACCGATCGCCGAGGTACCTGCCGCCGATCAGCGCGACCTCGATGACGCCGTGTCCACGGCCCGGCGCGCCTTCGACGACGGCCCCTGGCCGCGACTCCCCCCGGCTGAGCGGATGCGCAAAGTCTCCGAACTGGCCGCCGTCTACGGGCGCCACATCGACGAGATGGCCGACCTGATCACCGCGCAGATGGGCTCCCCGCGCAGCTTCAGCCGACTCGGCCAAGCCGCCGGGGCCGCCTCGATGATCCACCTCACACTGGCCGCCGCCCGCGACTTCCCGTGGGTGGAACGCCGCCAGGGCGTGCTCGGCGAGGCGCACCTGAACCGGGCACCGGTCGGCGTGGTCGGGGCGATCGTGCCGTGGAACGTGCCGCAGTGCCTGATCATGCCCAAGCTGATTCCGGCGCTGATCGCCGGCTGCACCGTGATCGTCAAGCCGGCTCCCGAAACCCCTTTGGACGCTTTGTGGTTGGCCGAGATGATCGAGCAGCTCGACCTGCCCGAAGGCGTGGTGTCGGTGCTTCCGGGCGGACCGCAGCTCGGTGAGGCGCTGGTGCGACACCCCGGCGTGGACAAGATCGCCTTCACCGGATCCAGCGCCACCGGCCGTCGTATCGCAGCACTGTGTGGCGAACAACTCAAGCGGGTGAGCCTGGAACTGGGTGGCAAGTCGGCGGCGATCGTGCTCGACGACGCCGACATCGTCAAGACGGTCGCGGGATTGAAGTCGGCCAGTCTGATGAACAACGGTCAGGCTTGCGTCGCGCAGACCCGTATTCTGGTCAGCCGCCGCCGGCACGACGAATTCGTCGAGGCGCTGGCCGACATGATGTCGGGGCTTAGCGTCGGCGACCCCGCCGACGAGAAGACCGACATCGGACCCCTTGTCGCACAACGACAACAGGCGCGGGTCCAAGATCTCATCCGATCCGGACAGCAGCAAGGCGCCCGGCTGGTACTCGGCGGCGCCGACAGCCCGGAACCACGCGGCTGGTACGTGCGGCCCACCCTGTTCACCGATGCCAACAACGAGATGCGCATCGCCCGCGAGGAGATTTTCGGCCCGGTGCTGACGGTGCTCCGGTACGACGACGAGGACGACGCGGTACGGATCGCCAACGACAGCGACTACGGCCTGGCCGGCTCGGTGTGGACGGCCGACGTCGCGCACGGCCTGGACATCGCCGGGCGGGTGCGCACCGGTACCTACGGCATCAACATGTACATGCTCGACATCAGCACCCCGTTCGGCGGCTTCAAGCATTCGGGCATCGGGCGCGAGTTCGGCCCCGAGGGCCTGCACGAATACGTCGAACTGCAGTCGGTGGCCTGCAACGGAAAGCTGCCGCCGCTGTGA
- a CDS encoding (2Fe-2S) ferredoxin — translation MTDTFTDLASDSDPSEREFGPSGIALSTYRFPTGWFIVSFASELAPGEVKRVHYFGEELVLFRTKSGKVHVLDAYCQHLGANMGVGGTVEGEHIVCPWHGWQWRGDGTNALIPYSKIGCKNNVRIRAYPVTEWYGFILVWHERHGRPPYWQPPVLPELETDEYYPLHPHTRMVNRVKVHAQMIIENAADPYHVQYVHKAANPANTASFQVSGYHLHATVNAHFGGGRAKTWLTPNGPVDAKIIYDNYSLGLGIVRFPSDLVNTVQVTGQTPVDEDYTDYFYTQASIREPGDTGDVPTGRAAKFLALQQEVIKQDFFTWENMKYLEKPNLAPEEARDYAALRRWAHRFYPGAEPSPTDFGYTADGAPDPAAAPA, via the coding sequence GTGACGGACACTTTCACCGACCTGGCGTCGGACTCGGATCCCTCGGAACGGGAGTTCGGTCCCTCGGGCATCGCGCTGTCGACCTACCGCTTCCCCACCGGCTGGTTCATCGTCTCCTTCGCCTCCGAGCTGGCCCCCGGCGAGGTCAAGCGGGTGCACTACTTCGGCGAGGAACTGGTGCTCTTCCGCACCAAGTCGGGCAAGGTGCACGTGCTCGACGCCTACTGTCAGCACCTGGGCGCCAACATGGGCGTCGGCGGCACGGTGGAGGGCGAGCACATCGTGTGCCCCTGGCACGGCTGGCAGTGGCGCGGTGACGGCACCAATGCGCTCATCCCGTACAGCAAGATCGGGTGCAAGAACAACGTCCGCATCCGCGCCTACCCCGTCACCGAGTGGTACGGATTCATCCTCGTCTGGCACGAGCGCCATGGCCGGCCACCGTACTGGCAGCCGCCGGTGCTGCCCGAACTCGAGACCGACGAGTACTACCCGTTGCACCCCCACACCCGGATGGTGAACCGGGTCAAAGTGCACGCGCAGATGATCATCGAAAACGCCGCCGACCCGTATCACGTGCAGTATGTGCACAAGGCCGCCAACCCGGCCAACACCGCCTCGTTCCAGGTATCCGGTTACCACCTGCACGCGACGGTGAACGCGCACTTCGGTGGGGGCCGGGCCAAGACCTGGTTGACGCCCAACGGACCGGTCGACGCGAAAATCATCTACGACAACTATTCGCTGGGCCTGGGCATCGTGCGATTCCCCAGCGATCTGGTGAACACCGTCCAGGTCACCGGTCAGACTCCGGTCGACGAGGACTACACCGACTACTTCTACACCCAGGCCTCCATCCGCGAGCCCGGCGACACCGGCGACGTTCCCACCGGCCGCGCCGCCAAATTCCTTGCGCTGCAACAGGAAGTCATCAAGCAAGACTTCTTCACCTGGGAGAACATGAAGTATCTGGAGAAGCCGAACCTGGCGCCGGAAGAGGCACGCGACTATGCGGCCCTGCGTCGCTGGGCGCACCGCTTCTACCCGGGCGCCGAACCGTCGCCCACCGACTTCGGCTACACCGCCGACGGTGCGCCGGACCCGGCGGCGGCGCCGGCCTGA